One window from the genome of Desulforamulus ruminis DSM 2154 encodes:
- a CDS encoding sensor histidine kinase: protein MFTRLRNKFLILNMSITSLVMVAAFAIIYFITYSNIHSEIESKLNSRSETQITIQGKTLPGAEIGTRSIIQNLSLDGPFSFNIEVDSQGQILKINSFVDMPAEAYYKAAETAWNNQKNNSAITLEGRQWRYALSQMGKHVISGNGQSFIVAEDKYKIVFLDVTEYNKTLFELLTTLIFVGFIMLLVIFIISRFFANRAIKPIAEAWEKQKQFVADASHELKTPLSIINANYDALLANQEETIESQIKWLSYIKVGTDRMTELLNNLLSLAKIEDVNLEIRKMPFNMSSAIYDVMSSMEAVVIEKGIKLSHSIEPDIIVKGDLEKVKQVVAILFDNAVKYANENGQIDLSLTKSKRQVIYSIKNSGKGIAKQDLPRVFDRFYRADLSRTHENGGYGLGLSIAKTIIDRLGGDIQVTSVENEYTTFTFTLGL from the coding sequence ATGTCCATTACTTCGCTGGTGATGGTTGCTGCCTTTGCCATTATTTATTTTATTACTTATAGCAACATCCATTCGGAAATTGAAAGCAAATTGAATTCACGATCCGAAACGCAAATCACAATACAAGGAAAGACCTTGCCCGGTGCGGAAATAGGAACCAGATCCATTATCCAAAATCTTTCTTTGGACGGTCCTTTTTCATTTAATATTGAGGTAGATTCCCAGGGCCAGATTTTAAAAATCAACTCTTTTGTTGATATGCCGGCCGAGGCTTATTATAAAGCGGCTGAAACTGCCTGGAACAATCAAAAAAACAATAGCGCCATCACCTTAGAAGGCAGACAGTGGCGATATGCTTTAAGCCAAATGGGCAAACATGTTATTAGTGGAAACGGACAATCCTTTATCGTAGCGGAAGACAAATATAAGATTGTTTTTTTAGACGTGACGGAATACAATAAAACTCTGTTTGAACTGCTTACAACCTTAATTTTTGTAGGATTCATCATGCTTTTGGTTATTTTTATCATTAGCCGTTTCTTTGCCAACCGGGCCATTAAACCAATCGCCGAAGCATGGGAAAAACAAAAACAATTTGTGGCCGATGCTTCTCACGAATTAAAAACACCCCTTTCCATTATCAATGCCAATTACGACGCACTTTTGGCCAATCAGGAAGAAACCATTGAAAGTCAAATAAAATGGCTTTCCTATATAAAAGTCGGAACGGACAGAATGACAGAACTCCTCAACAACCTTTTATCTTTGGCCAAGATAGAGGATGTCAATTTAGAAATACGGAAAATGCCATTTAATATGAGCAGCGCCATTTATGATGTGATGTCGTCCATGGAAGCCGTAGTGATTGAAAAAGGGATTAAACTCTCCCATTCCATAGAGCCTGATATCATTGTTAAAGGCGACTTGGAAAAAGTTAAACAGGTTGTGGCGATTTTATTCGATAACGCTGTAAAATATGCAAATGAAAATGGGCAGATTGATCTATCACTAACAAAATCAAAACGTCAGGTTATCTATTCTATAAAAAATAGTGGGAAAGGCATCGCGAAACAAGATTTGCCCAGAGTTTTTGACCGATTTTATAGAGCAGACCTCTCCAGAACCCATGAAAACGGCGGTTACGGTTTAGGGTTATCCATCGCCAAAACCATTATAGATCGGTTGGGCGGTGATATACAGGTTACCAGTGTGGAAAATGAATACACGACTTTTACTTTCACCCTGGGACTGTAA
- a CDS encoding type II toxin-antitoxin system HicB family antitoxin — MFTPLPSGEYDVRIPDLPGCITCGKNLVDAIEMAEDAAAMWLCDAEDSQESIPSPSEKLDTAKSQFVNFIVADTDKYRLENDNRAVKKTLTIPSWLNAKAEKAGVNFSQTLQTALKQQLGVD, encoded by the coding sequence ATATTCACTCCTCTACCTTCCGGTGAATATGACGTCCGCATCCCAGATTTACCCGGATGTATTACTTGCGGTAAGAACCTAGTCGATGCTATAGAAATGGCCGAGGATGCTGCCGCAATGTGGCTATGTGATGCAGAAGATAGCCAGGAATCAATTCCCTCACCGTCTGAAAAATTAGATACCGCTAAATCCCAATTTGTTAATTTCATTGTTGCGGATACTGATAAATATAGGCTGGAAAACGATAATCGCGCAGTTAAGAAAACGCTAACCATTCCAAGTTGGCTAAATGCTAAAGCAGAAAAGGCCGGCGTTAATTTTTCTCAAACCCTCCAAACCGCATTAAAACAGCAACTGGGTGTTGATTAA